The Coregonus clupeaformis isolate EN_2021a chromosome 35, ASM2061545v1, whole genome shotgun sequence genome includes the window ACAGATACAGTAAGAACAAAACAAACATGGAGAATATTTCATCACAGTTTTTGTCAAGTTTTGTGAAACTATCTGAACAAGGTGTATTGTTGCCACACTTTCAAAATGTAAATTATCTGGACATTTGCTTGGCCCTAGTCTCACTATGTGAGTGCAACCAAGGTTCAAATTGTAATTCTCTGAAAATAcattaatttaaaaaacaatgAGTCTTAATCTGTCTCTGAAGTGTACATTACTGTCCATGTAATCTAGCAATTGAATTAGGTATAGGTCAAAACTAACAATGGATATAAAGCATGCCCCATAGTTTAAATAAATCTCTCGCAGAAAATGTAAGAGCCTGTCATACAATATGGAGTTTAAATGTACAACAGTAAAGCTATTGTTTGGAGGGCTTTTCCTTCCACtgatagaaatataattactggAAGCTTTCAAGACTGTAGTACTTGAGGAGCCCTAGTCTGGGGCCCTAGTCTGGGGCCCTAGTCTGGGGACCTATCCAGACTCCATGCCTCCTGAGTGGGCATAGGAACCCCTAccatcacattttagtcatttagcagacactctaatccagagcgatttacagtagtgagtgcatacagacttaacagtagtgagtgcatacattttcatacaatcCATTTATCACACATTTATTTCAAATACAATACTGGGATAGCAATAAGCACACATGTAGTGTTCCAGCAGGTAGATATGGAACTATGGATAAAATAATCTCACTCCTGGACTTGTCTTGATGTACAGCTTGCTGTAAGTGAGGCTACATTAACCTTACTGAGCTCTGGTGCCATCTAGTGACAGCTCAGCATTCCATAACCTTCAGAGGACAGTCAAAGCAGATGTAAAATCCAGGAGACTTGTCCTATAGTCTAAAAGGGCTGCATGCAACATGCAGTCATCTCAAGAAGCTTGTACCGTGCATAAGAAATTAACTTTTCATTGCAATTTCAGAAGCGGTCTGCCACATTATGTAAAGAATGCATGTCTGTGCTGGTATTTattactatacagtgagggaaaaaagtatttgatcccctgctgattttgtacgtttgcccactgacaaagaaatgatcagtctatactcttaatggtaggtttatttgaacagtgagagacagaataacaacaacaaaaatccagaaaaacgcatataaaaaatgttaaattgatttgcattttaatgaaggaaataagtatttgaccccctctcaatcagaaagatttctggctcccaggtgtcttttatacaggtaacgagctgagattaggagcacactcttaaagggagtgctcctaatctcagtttgttacctgtataaaagacccctgtccacagaagcaatcaatcaatcagattccaaactctccaccatggccaagaccaaagagctctccaaggatgtcagggacaagattgtagacctacacaagaatgaaatgggctacaagaccatcgccaagcagcttagtgagaaggtgacaacagttggtgcgattattcgcaaatggaagaaacacaaaataactgtcaatctccctcggcctggggctccatgcaagatctcacctcgtggcgttgcaatgatcatgagaacggtgaggaatcagcccagaactacacgggaggatcttgtcaatgatctcaaggcagctgggaccatagtcaccaagaaaacaattggtaacacactacgccgtgaaggactgaaatcctgctgcgcccgcaaggtccccctgctcaagaaagcacatatacagggccgtctgaagtttgccaatgaacatctgaatgattcagaggagaactgggtgaaagtgttgtggtcagatgagaccaaaatcgagctctttggcatcaactcaactcgccgtgtttggaggaggaggaatgctgcctatgaccccaagaacaccatccccaccgtcaaacatggaggtggaaacattatgctttgggtgtgtttttctgctaaggggacaggacaacttcaccgcatcaaagggacgatggacagggccatgtaccatcaaatcttgggtgagaacctccttccctcagccagggcattgaaaatgggtcgtggatgggtattccagcatgacaatgacccaaaacacacggccaaggcaacaaaggagtggctcaagaagaggcacgttaaggtcccggagtggcctagccagtctccagaccttaatcccatagaaaatctgtggagggagctgaaggttcgagttgccaaacgtcaggctcgaaaccttaatgacttggagaagatctgcaaagaggagtgggacaaaatccctcctgagatgtgtgcaaacctggtggccaactacaagaaacgtctgacctctgtgattaccaacaagggttttgccacctagtactaagtcatgttttgcagaggggtcaaatacttatttccctcattaaaatgcaaatcaatttataacatttttgacatgcgtgtttctggatttttttgttgttattctgtctctcactgttcaaataaacctaccattaaaattatagactgatcatgtctttgtcagtgggcaaacttacaaaatcagtaggggatcaaatacttttttccctcactgtatgtaacctGCCTATAATGTACCATACTGGAAGTACCCAAACTGGAAATTTGTTCTATGTATTGCTCGCAACCCTTAGTCATACCACTGCAAACTTTTCACTCTTCACCAGCTAAACATAgttaaaacagacagacatgTAGCAACTCAAAACTCTTTATTTGCTGACGCATCATAATATTTAAAAAAGACATACCATTGCTGCCACTTACAGGGCAGTCCCGTCACCCAccccttcccatacaggataatAGTTCAGAAATTGCCTTGATAAAGTATTCTTGTCCATCTTCGTTCCTTcatagttattttttttttttacagtagcaACAAACCTCTAGAATGTTATTGGGGTTACCTACAGCAATTTTATTTACATTGAGCAAAAATTACACAAGAGGAAAAAAACATTCCTTTCGAGGAGCATTTTGGAAAATAATTtagaaacaaaacaaaataaaatacaattattGCAGTATACTACAATCATACATTTGTTACATGATGCGAAAGCAGCATCTTGATGTACAGATTTCAGTGCAAGTCATTTCGATATACAACCACTACCACCTGGAACAACATGACCTTTGACCCTACAGCACTAAGAGGGTGTGACCCCCCCCACAGTACCTCCAATAAAACTTAAGCTTCACCCAACCTCTTATTGGTGTTCCCCCACCAGTGACAATTTACATTTCATTATGGGCAACATTTCATTAGTCAGTAATAAAGAACATCCCCTTATATGCCCATCATATTAGAGGGATACTTCACATTGCTCAGTGAtctatatacactatactgtatTACAAAGTGTTGGTGAATATTACAGGTCATGAAGAGAGCAAGTAGTCGTGTGAGAACATAAGATATTAATGACAACAGAAGTCAGGCAGTAGACTAGAGCCACCAGATTACATTACAAAGTCAAGGCTGTTTCCAGTCTAGGATGCCACCCTAAGTCCccatctcttctcccctccccctttcctttcccacACCACCATCCTGCGTATGGCTTCAGCCACTGCGTCTCTTTGGCTGTAGAAAACAAAGAACATTGACAGCAACAATCAGGTATAAACTGGGACAAAAAAAATACTCCAGAGGTTTCTGCTTCTTTTTCTCCTATTAACCTGGGTACCCATTCATAACAAACTGAGGTTGCCACAAACCCTCCTCCACCCTGTCCAGAAACCTCAGGGTGAATGTCAGTCAGCTGTCAGAAGGAGGGGTCCATTCAAAGAGCCCACAGGAAATGTCTGTTGTTTACCTCTGTACAGGCAGCATATCTCAGCACCTCTGTCTGACCAGTGGTCTAATGGTGGCCAGTCTGATGAGGTCCTCATCATCACCTGCTGCACAATGGTGCCactacacctccctctctccctgtttacTCAGATGTTTAACCAGGCCTGCTCTGGCCAAAACACCCTCCTCTGATGTGGAAACATGGCTCTAGTGAAGGTCCTTCTCAGGAGCCGTGGTTAGGGGGGTGCTGGAGGTCCTGCCCTGAGAAGATGGGGTGCAGGAAGGGGTGGAGCTGCAGTGCGGCTGCCGCAGCGGCGTTACTGTGCCGGGGGGCGAACAGCGTTGGGTAGAGGGATGAGTGTGGTATGTGGTGGAGGGCTAAGGGGGTGTGGTGATGAAGTGCCGAGGCTGGGATAATGTGTATGGGCTGGCCAGAGAGGAAGGCTGTGTGGTGGGCAGGGATCAGTCCAGCGTGTCCCACTCCCAACTGGTGGCCCAGAGTGTGGCCAAGAGAGTGTCCCAGGTGAGACAGGGAGATGGGGGTGAGGTGGTGCTGGGGGATGTGGTGCACCTGGGCTAACTGGGGGTGCGGGTGGGGGCCGTGTGGGTGAATGCCCATGGCTGCAGCCTGAGCAGCGTGGTGCTGCTGGATGAGGTGTTGTACTGTGGTGATGGAGGTGGCCGAGGCTGCAGACACGGCAGGCTGGTGGATCTGGATCATCTGCTGCTGTGGGGGAGGGGGTGCCGGCTGCAGATGGTTAGCTGCTGCAGCCATGTTCGCTGcagcctgtgctgctgcggctgaGGGGAAGGACTTGATGTGCTTGGCCAGGAGCTGCTGCTGGATGTGCTGCTGGGCAGCCTGCTGCAGCTTGCCGTacttctccatctcctctggGGTGAAGGTGATGGGCTGGCTctccagcggggccagaccgtcctcctctgcctccatgcccatgtcctcctcctccaggctGGGTGGGGGGTAGTTGGGGTAGGCGTGCATGGGGGGTGGCTGCTGCTGCATGTCGGGCATGAGGGGCTCCATCATGGGGTTCTGGGAGGGGTCCTGTCCGGGCTCGCCCTGGTacatgggcattaacatggaggGCTCCTGATCGAACAGCGACCGGGGCTCATGAAGTACCCGTGTGTCCAGGGTGAGGTGGCGGGCCTCCTCCTGGACTACTACTACCGTCTCCTCCACCTTCTTATGaactgggggagggggaggaggtggggggaaCTCCCGAATGGGCTCCATCAGGATGACCTCTTCGCCGGCATTTGAACCTTTCCCCGCTGATGACTTCTCTCCACCATCAGGCCGGGTGAGGGGGATCGCAGGGTATTTCTTCCCTGCCTGGAGCTTGCCGAACAGGGGCAGCATGGACTTATTGCCCAGAGCTGGAGGCAGTTTGGGCCCAAAGTAGCCTGATGGTGGGTCCTTGATCTTGGTGCCAGACTTGGTCACTGTGGTTGGGACATCAGATCCCTTCCTGGACTGGATCTTATCCAGAAGCTGGCGGGCGGTGAAATGTGAGGAAGAGTTCCTCTGTTCTCCGTCTCCCCGGGACCCCCCTGCCCTCTGGCTCTGGGAGCTGGACGAGTTGCTGTTGCGGTTTGGGGCTCGTGATGAGGCAGAGCGGGGGGACTGGGAGCGGTAGATGCAGGAGCGGTTGAAGTCTTGGCGGCGTGTGGCGCTGTCTGCCCGGCCCCTGTGGCTCCCCCGGCCTCCCCGACCCCGGTGAGGGGAGCCCTTGGTGGAGCTGGAGGAGCGGCTGGCTGAGCTGTGGCTGCGGCTGTAGCTGCGTCTCCACGACCTGGcgctgctgctgcggctcctgctgctAGAGCTCCGAGAGCTGCTCCGGTGCCGCCGCTGGTGCCTCTTCCTGCGGCTGTGGCTGCGTGAGCGTGAGCGAGAGTCCTCCGAGGACGAGGAAGAGTAGTGACGTCTTCTGGAGCGCCGTCGCCCGCCGCTTCCCCGGCGATCATACTCGGAGTCAGAGGAGCGTTTAGAGTGTCTCCGGTGGCGGCCCCCGTCGCTGTCGTCACTGTAGCTGTCTGAGTAGCTGCGGCGGCTGTAGGCGCTGGAGGAGCGCTCTGAGCTACTGGAGTCTGACTGGCTACGGGAGGCCTGGCCGCGGTGCCGCCGCCGGCTGCTCCCTCGCCCATCTCCCCGATGCGACGAGCGGCTTCGGGAGCGGCCAGAGTCCTCGCTCTGGTGCCGGCGCCCCTCCCGGGGGGTGGACCTGCGGCGGCTGGATCGTGAAGCGGAGCCTCCACCTCCTTCCTCCTCACTCTCACTGCTGGGTGGTCTGCCTGGCCCGGGGCTCTTCTGGGCCGAGGAGGAGCAGGAAGCGCTGGGTGGGGCGCTGGGGTCTGTCTTCAGACGCTTGGTGCCGTTGTGCTCCTCAGAGGGCTTGGCCTCGTCAGAGCCTTTCCCTGCCCCACCTTCCTCCGCCCCGGACTTCTGAAGTGCTTCTTTGGCTGGTCGTTTCCTCTTCCCAGGTTCCGTTCCTGTATCAGATCCTGTTCCTGCTGGTGGTGCTGGGGGAGCACTAGAAAACATTGCTGCTACTGCTTTTTCCTCTTTAGGTATTTCCTTATCACCACCACCTCCCTCTTCACCTTTGTTTTTGCTCTTCTTTCGTTtgtgttttttcttctttttgGTTTTCTCTCCTAGGATCTCAGTTTCTGCGTCCCCGTCCACTACGGCTCCCTTCTCTTTTTCTTTGCGTTTGGAGCCTTTGCCAGATTTCttatgcttcttcttcttcttcttcttcttcttcttcttggctcCGCTGGTGCTACTCTGTAGCTTTTGCTCCT containing:
- the LOC123482616 gene encoding LOW QUALITY PROTEIN: G patch domain-containing protein 8-like (The sequence of the model RefSeq protein was modified relative to this genomic sequence to represent the inferred CDS: deleted 1 base in 1 codon; substituted 1 base at 1 genomic stop codon), with amino-acid sequence MADRFSRFNEERDFQGGNHFDQYEEGQLELEQASLDKPIESDNIGHRLLQKHGWKLGQGLGKTMQGRTDPVPITLKYDVMGMGRMEMELDVAEDATEKRKVLEVEKEVTEELQQKYKDQVEKEKAIAKALEDLRANFYCELCEKQYQKHQEFDNHINSYDHAHKQRLKELKQREFARNVSSRSRKGGKKQEKLLRRLHELAEQRKQQNRTPGSGPMFKPTTVAVDGEKGXRRECCNPGVCSPADTAMEGSSGEEKSSGGQASPKPAPTISFSLGKSSSSPAGASKVSVSFSFAKKPPVKLETAAAVFAELHQDEEEEEGQEEGGEKAAGQEETLGCSTESPKGGGGGESVAAGPEEEQPQQEQPQQEQPEQEEDDGASLASTLNKLKMMMKKEEGWAGQEPEYYHYIPPTHCRVKPRFQFLVFMKATDQCEIREQEEEEEEVEEKKTEKVVAEVSEQTPPKATDCKSEEPEKTPAAPVTEPTPTPSSPKVKTEEASTSLTDPPPTTAPTAVPDSKQEAPPPVLEPNSGPKIPTGPFFLVLSKDESTTLQWPSELLDFTKAQPALSYSCNPLYFDFKLSRNKGARAGRAEKSSKPAVEGAEKKTNPEAAAAVNEGNSAAAATTPGPSTDNTDKEQPSLTVEGGQVETEEQKLQSSTSGAKKKKKKKKKKKHKKSGKGSKRKEKEKGAVVDGDAETEILGEKTKKKKKHKRKKSKNKGEEGGGGDKEIPKEEKAVAAMFSSAPPAPPAGTGSDTGTEPGKRKRPAKEALQKSGAEEGGAGKGSDEAKPSEEHNGTKRLKTDPSAPPSASCSSSAQKSPGPGRPPSSESEEEGGGGSASRSSRRRSTPREGRRHQSEDSGRSRSRSSHRGDGRGSSRRRHRGQASRSQSDSSSSERSSSAYSRRSYSDSYSDDSDGGRHRRHSKRSSDSEYDRRGSGGRRRSRRRHYSSSSSEDSRSRSRSHSRRKRHQRRHRSSSRSSSSRSRSSSARSWRRSYSRSHSSASRSSSSTKGSPHRGRGGRGSHRGRADSATRRQDFNRSCIYRSQSPRSASSRAPNRNSNSSSSQSQRAGGSRGDGEQRNSSSHFTARQLLDKIQSRKGSDVPTTVTKSGTKIKDPPSGYFGPKLPPALGNKSMLPLFGKLQAGKKYPAIPLTRPDGGEKSSAGKGSNAGEEVILMEPIREFPPPPPPPPVHKKVEETVVVVQEEARHLTLDTRVLHEPRSLFDQEPSMLMPMYQGEPGQDPSQNPMMEPLMPDMQQQPPPMHAYPNYPPPSLEEEDMGMEAEEDGLAPLESQPITFTPEEMEKYGKLQQAAQQHIQQQLLAKHIKSFPSAAAAQAAANMAAAANHLQPAPPPPQQQMIQIHQPAVSAASATSITTVQHLIQQHHAAQAAAMGIHPHGPHPHPQLAQVHHIPQHHLTPISLSHLGHSLGHTLGHQLGVGHAGLIPAHHTAFLSGQPIHIIPASALHHHTPLALHHIPHSSLYPTLFAPRHSNAAAAAALQLHPFLHPIFSGQDLQHPPNHGS